The window GGATGGCACCGCTGCTGCTGAGCGCCGCCGGGGTGCTGGTCACCCTGACGCTGTTCGCCGCCGAACGGACCGGCACGGTGCTGCTCACCGCCGGCCCGGTGCTGGTGACCAGCGGGGTGCTGGTCACCGCGCTCGGGCTGGCGTTGCGGCTGCTGGCCGTGGCGCTGCCCGGGGTGCTGGTCTTCGCCACCACCGACCCGACGGACCTGGCCGATGCCCTGGTGCAGAACGTCAAGGCCCCGCCCCGGTTCGCGATCGGGGCGCTCGCCGCGTTCCGGCTGGTGCCGATGCTGGCCGCCGAGTGGCAGCTGCTGGCGATGGCCCGCCGGGCCCGGGGCATCGACGCGGGCCGCAACCCGGTGCGTCGGCTCCGGTTGTTCGCGGCGACCGCTTTCGGGTTGCTGGTGCTGGCGATCCGCCGGGGTACCCGGCTGGCCACCGCGATGGACGCCCGGGGGTTCGACGCCGGCATCCCCCGGACCAGCGCCCGGCGGCAACGGTTCGGGGCGGCCGACGCGGCTCTGGTCGTCGGTGCCGCGATCGCCGCCGGCGGGTCGCTGGCGGTCAGTTTCGCCGCCGGGGTCTTCCGCCCGGTGATCGGCTGAGCGCTGCCGACAGACAGGACCGCAGGTCAACAGTGGTGTGACCGATGCATACATGGCTACACCTTCACGGCACGTGCGCCGCAACGACGGCGGTACGTCGCCTGTTGTTTCCCCTCCTCCACGAGATTGACCGCGACAAAGTTGATCTGGGAGGCGGAACAGGGATGGGACACCACCACCATCATCACCACCACGACCATGCGGCGACCGGTGCCGACGTACCGGCACCGCTCGACCTGTCGGTGCCGGACGCCGAACTGTCGCCGACCGAGGCGTCCCGGCGTACCTTCCTGCGGAACGCCGGGCTGCTCGGGGCCGGCGCGGCCGCGTCATCGGTGCTGGCCGGCGGACACGCCGCGCACGCCGCACCGGCCGGCGACCACGCCGGCGGCGGCACCGGCGGCGGCCAGGCCAACGACGGCGAGTTCGTCTGGCTGGCCGGCGACCACCACATCCACACCCAGTACAGCTCGGACGCCATTTACCGGGTGGTCGACCAGGCCAAGCATGCCCGCGCGTACGGCCTGGACTGGATCGTCATCACCGACCACGGCAACGCCACCCACGCCAGGATCGGGGTGGAGAAGGTCAACCCGGACATCGTCGCCACCCGCCGGGAGATCAAGGATCTGCTGATCTACCAGGGTCTGGAGTGGAACATTCCGTCGGCCGAGCACGGCACGGTCTGGGTGCAGCCCAGCCCGAACGAGGTCGCGGTGCTCAAGCAGTTCGAGACCGACTACGACGGTTCGGTGACCGGCACCAGCGGCTCCAGCCCGGCCAACGAGGCGCTCGCCGTCGCCGGGATCAAGTTCCTGGCCGAGGAGGTCCGCAATCGCCGGATCGGCGGCGCGCTGTTCCTGGCCAACCACCCGTCCCGGCGGGGCGTCGACTCGCCGCACGAGATGCGGGCGTGGCGCGACGCCGACCCGACGGTGGCGGTCGGCATGGAAGGCGCGCCGGGGCACCAGGCGGCGAGTCTGCCGGCGCCGAACGGCCCGGGTCGCGGTCGCGGCTACTACGAGGGCAGCCCGTCGGCGGCGTCGTTCCCCGGCTACCCGTTGGAGAGCTACCGCACCTGGGGCGGCTTCGACTGGATGACCGCCACCGTGGGCGGGCTGTGGGACAGCCTGCTCGCCGAGGGCAAGCCGTGGTGGATCAGCGTCAACTCCGACTCGCACTTCAACTACCTGGGTACGTCGATGCGCGGGCCGGGCAGCGACTTCAACGCCAACGGCAAGTACAACGACCCGGTGTACGGGCCGCTGATCACCACCGCGGGTGACTTCTGGCCGGGCCAGTA is drawn from Micromonospora sp. Llam0 and contains these coding sequences:
- a CDS encoding energy-coupling factor transporter transmembrane protein EcfT; this translates as MGGPDGTEATAGSAPLARRNPVAKLAAALVFSVLLLATLDPVAPAVAIAVELAVVPLFGLGYRALLRRMAPLLLSAAGVLVTLTLFAAERTGTVLLTAGPVLVTSGVLVTALGLALRLLAVALPGVLVFATTDPTDLADALVQNVKAPPRFAIGALAAFRLVPMLAAEWQLLAMARRARGIDAGRNPVRRLRLFAATAFGLLVLAIRRGTRLATAMDARGFDAGIPRTSARRQRFGAADAALVVGAAIAAGGSLAVSFAAGVFRPVIG
- a CDS encoding PHP domain-containing protein, producing the protein MGHHHHHHHHDHAATGADVPAPLDLSVPDAELSPTEASRRTFLRNAGLLGAGAAASSVLAGGHAAHAAPAGDHAGGGTGGGQANDGEFVWLAGDHHIHTQYSSDAIYRVVDQAKHARAYGLDWIVITDHGNATHARIGVEKVNPDIVATRREIKDLLIYQGLEWNIPSAEHGTVWVQPSPNEVAVLKQFETDYDGSVTGTSGSSPANEALAVAGIKFLAEEVRNRRIGGALFLANHPSRRGVDSPHEMRAWRDADPTVAVGMEGAPGHQAASLPAPNGPGRGRGYYEGSPSAASFPGYPLESYRTWGGFDWMTATVGGLWDSLLAEGKPWWISVNSDSHFNYLGTSMRGPGSDFNANGKYNDPVYGPLITTAGDFWPGQYGRTHVGAKAFGYRAVMDAMRAGRVWVDHGGLIRGLDMRVRRLNDQRPGAGATLGGTLKIKSGTSVVVTLDIDLATVPNWAQFVPKLARVDLIVGDVTGPVTDQDTFTAPTARVAASFEVQPGRKRVSFSYPLGRVDRPMYVRVRGTDGNRSAPGLMGATVDPHGPAMDVLGDADPWLDLWFYGNPIWVLPS